In the Harmonia axyridis chromosome 3, icHarAxyr1.1, whole genome shotgun sequence genome, one interval contains:
- the LOC123676413 gene encoding putative sodium-coupled neutral amino acid transporter 11, with protein MSSGNINTINENSYILEEQTNKVDGKIEDDNSTPRSSLPLACFNFINSIIGSGVIGIPYALQKAGFGFGLVLLFLVAYITDYSIILMIKCGHLSGRFSYQGIMEAAFGRPGYILLGLLQFFYPFVAMVSYNVVVGDTVTKVLIRLTGMSTTSLFAKRQVIVLLANLLITIPLCLYRNVSKLAKISFFSLVCIAFILFSILVRMGEMSHRVPHHQASWTFFNNDIVPAIGIMAFAFMCHHNTFLIYTSIEEPDEKKWATVTHASIFTSLTVSVLFGLAGYATFAAYSQGDLLENYCWDDDLMNLSRLLFSVQILLTYPIECLVTREVIENSIFKDDPSAIVSDNTHYAITLAIIIVTYLISISTDCLGVVLELNGVLAAVPLAYVLPALSYLRLSEGSAFSRENIRALGVVIFGVSIAAFGVLFLFMDFDKFNVCSHGAIMEYCKPQNTTIFTNTSHLHSLKNSSYVISKKLPKMRSSSGMSKSSFFGF; from the exons ATGTCGTCTGGTAATATCAACACCATAAACGAAAACAGCTATATCTTAGAGGAACAAACGAACAAGGTCGATGGAAAG ATTGAAGACGACAACTCGACACCAAGATCAAGTTTGCCTCTGGCATGCTTCAACttcatcaattcaattattgGTAGTGGCGTTATTG ggaTTCCATATGCTCTTCAGAAAGCAGGATTTGGCTTTGGTTTAGTATTACTTTTTCTAGTAGCTTACATAACAGACTACTCAATCATTTTGATGATAAAATGTGGGCATCTCAGTGGAAGATTTTCTTACCAAGGAATCATGGAAGCAGCCTTTGGTCGTCCGGGATATATTCTCCTGGGgttacttcaatttttttatcccTTTGTTG cCATGGTTTCCTACAATGTAGTTGTTGGAGATACAGTTACCAAAGTTCTGATAAGGCTAACAGGAATGAGTACAACATCCTTGTTTGCAAAACGACAAGTTATAGTGTTGTTAGCAAATTTGTTGATAACCATACCTCTGTGCCTATATAGAAACGTGTCGAAGTTAGCCAAGATTTCATTTTTCAGCTTGGTTTGCATCGCTTTTATCTTGTTTTCCATCTTGGTTAGAATGGGAGAGATGAGCCATAGGGT GCCTCATCATCAAGCTTCCTGGACATTTTTCAACAATGATATAGTACCTGCCATAGGTATAATGGCTTTTG CATTTATGTGTCACCACAATACTTTCCTAATTTACACCTCCATAGAAGAACCAGATGAGAAAAAATGGGCAACAGTAACTCATGCTTCCATATTTACGAGCTTAACTGTATCAGTTTTGTTTGGACTGGCCGGATATGCTACATTTGCAGCCTATTCTCAGG GAGATCTTTTGGAGAACTACTGCTGGGATGACGACCTCATGAACCTCAGTCGACTCTTGTTCAGCGTTCAGATACTGTTGACTTATCCAATAGAATGCCTGGTCACTAGGGAAGTAATAGAAAACTCTATTTTCAAAGACGATCCCAGTGCCATAGTATCAGACAACACACACTACGCTATCACTTTGGCAATAATAATAGTGACATACTTAATATCGATATCCACTGATTGCCTTGGAGTAGTTTTGGAACTTAAC gGTGTTTTAGCAGCTGTACCCCTGGCTTATGTGCTCCCCGCTCTGAGCTATCTGAGGCTTTCTGAAGGCTCCGCCTTTAGCAGGGAAAATATAAGAGCTCTAGGAGTCGTAATTTTTGGAGTATCTATCGCTGCTTTCGGTGTTCTCTTCCTCTTCATGGATTTCGATAAATTCAACGTATGTTCTCATGGTGCCATTATGGAGTACTgtaaaccacaaaatacaacaATCTTTACCAATACTTCTCACCTACACTCACTTAAGAATAGCTCATAcgtaatttcaaaaaaactgcCCAAAATGAGAAGTTCTAGTGGTATGAGTAAGTCCAGTTTCTTTGGTTTCTAG